From a single Cyclobacterium marinum DSM 745 genomic region:
- a CDS encoding AAA domain-containing protein, translating into MSKLKDVLRVYLNRLVDLSSNNRSIFLPKIISSQMIDLKDFHFLNNHASFFYISELLGRKRNIPLIQVLDSRDKNVNQLSVRLKRLKQQVNFTIEETGEKSLFVGWPFVEGKLLNGQLTRCPLVFFPVELVLDDKTWYLRKSVGELPFLNPSFLLAYSQAVGKPFDAEWLETSLEDFHKDAMGFRADLYQLLKNQVELNFSREIYQDQLEFFPDNNREFFEESLEVGLLKLKPYAILGQFSQKSSFLMDDYEQLIDQADQENLEALFSDFFANNSENPHPTTENNLYNTFPIDASQEAVINFIKSGNSCVVQGPPGTGKSQLICNMMADFASRGKKVLVVSQKRAALDVVYQRIASQGMANFTALVHDYRGDRKELYKKINHQISSLENYQSLNNSIDAIQLERNFSQMCTNIERYSDFFDAYKEALYDTNDCGAPVKELYLTSDYGSEGIDMTQFYRNFRLDDLDEFLNDFEQYQYYYRKFQVASSFWLHRVNFSDKGHEAIRGVKATFEELFLVKITAKNDLNSMLADTFEYGLIYQSFQQKERVDALSLAISDPQVYEKFKALMAHEAGTLDRLWLENKVDMIRKLLMNEGVEWGISDQDVEATLALAVDALKQLDSWYGKISMNFNQKKYSVIKSLLEKNDLQNSKDDLSILVQRLENRMNLNHQYALLKQKSWIKLPEKPFTIEAFEEVSTLHVKALAARFIMNELGVLASYFYKPQFTFNHFQHLLEGVSVINDWVEDHFSTWREYLTEIQIKHLLSAEDEKGLREIQSNLDKDVDELSRFDKLRHIMSEEEKKVIEKLIDEFPDRNYDSLKEVFLSSLKVSWISHLEAKYPVLKEIYGPQVKSNISDFENSVEEKLKIARFIIEMRLREGVCSNLEYNRLNNLISYRELGHQVGKKRQIWSVKKLIAHYKDEIFRLIPCWLASPETASALFPLTQYFDLVIFDEASQCYFERGLPLMLRGKQVVIAGDRQQLQPYDLYQTRLQAEEEETMEVEIDALLEMAAQYFPTYHLQTHYRSATLPLIDFSNRNFYNGKLSMLPDRKVLNSGDHGLKLIKVEGEWKDQTNIQEAEEVMAQLQSARAIYPADSIGVITFNYHQMMLISSLIEEDEILSQDEKIRVKNIENVQGDEFDQVIFSVGYARNPEGKFTANFGLLSRKGGENRLNVAITRAKKRNVLISSLKMSDFKDRHLKNAGIRLLKEYLVFVDKVQQGTATMALRPDALGYDRNWSFRDRLIGNYGSHEIVENPYSAVMDLEVNENGKAVAAILTDDQRFFSSQTAKEAFVYHPRLLSSRNWNIVFLFSRQYWLDKEDLLQTKLAQVKSQSGEG; encoded by the coding sequence ATGTCAAAACTAAAAGATGTACTTCGGGTTTATTTGAATAGGTTAGTAGATCTCTCTTCTAATAACCGTTCCATATTCCTTCCCAAAATCATTTCCAGCCAAATGATTGATTTGAAGGATTTTCATTTTTTAAATAACCATGCATCTTTTTTCTACATATCTGAATTACTAGGGAGGAAAAGAAATATCCCTTTGATTCAGGTACTTGACAGTAGGGATAAAAATGTCAACCAGCTTTCTGTACGCTTAAAACGGCTGAAGCAGCAAGTTAATTTTACCATTGAAGAAACCGGCGAAAAAAGTTTATTTGTGGGTTGGCCGTTTGTTGAAGGCAAGCTACTAAATGGCCAACTGACGCGTTGTCCATTGGTTTTCTTTCCGGTGGAGCTTGTTTTAGATGACAAAACCTGGTATCTAAGAAAAAGTGTAGGGGAGTTGCCATTTTTAAACCCTTCCTTTTTACTGGCCTATAGCCAGGCAGTTGGTAAGCCTTTTGATGCAGAGTGGTTGGAGACCTCCCTTGAAGATTTTCATAAGGATGCCATGGGATTTAGAGCAGATCTTTATCAGCTGCTCAAAAACCAGGTAGAATTAAATTTTAGCCGAGAAATTTATCAGGATCAATTGGAATTTTTCCCGGATAATAACAGGGAGTTTTTTGAAGAATCCCTTGAAGTTGGATTGCTGAAATTAAAGCCATACGCCATTTTGGGTCAGTTTTCTCAAAAGAGTTCTTTTCTGATGGATGATTATGAACAATTGATTGACCAAGCTGATCAGGAAAACCTTGAGGCCCTTTTTTCTGATTTTTTCGCTAATAATTCCGAAAACCCACACCCTACCACAGAAAACAACTTGTACAATACATTCCCAATTGATGCAAGCCAAGAAGCTGTCATCAATTTTATCAAGTCGGGAAACTCTTGTGTGGTCCAAGGGCCACCGGGTACAGGGAAGTCTCAGCTGATTTGTAATATGATGGCTGATTTTGCCTCCAGGGGCAAAAAAGTTTTGGTGGTTTCCCAGAAACGAGCGGCTCTTGATGTGGTATATCAGCGAATAGCTTCACAGGGTATGGCAAATTTTACTGCTTTGGTTCACGACTATCGAGGGGACCGAAAAGAGCTTTATAAAAAAATAAACCATCAAATAAGTTCACTTGAAAACTATCAGTCCTTAAATAATTCTATTGATGCCATACAATTAGAAAGGAACTTCAGCCAGATGTGCACCAATATAGAAAGGTATTCAGATTTTTTTGATGCCTACAAGGAGGCTTTGTATGATACGAACGATTGTGGTGCCCCAGTCAAAGAGCTATACCTAACTTCAGATTATGGAAGTGAGGGAATTGATATGACCCAATTCTACAGAAATTTCCGGTTAGATGATTTAGATGAGTTTTTAAATGATTTTGAGCAATACCAATATTACTATAGAAAATTTCAAGTAGCCTCTTCATTTTGGTTGCATAGGGTTAATTTTTCAGACAAGGGGCATGAAGCTATAAGAGGTGTGAAAGCTACCTTTGAAGAGCTGTTCTTGGTGAAAATTACTGCCAAAAACGACTTGAATTCCATGCTGGCGGATACCTTTGAATATGGGCTAATTTACCAGTCTTTCCAGCAAAAGGAAAGGGTGGATGCTTTGAGCTTGGCCATTAGCGATCCACAGGTGTATGAGAAGTTCAAGGCTCTTATGGCGCATGAGGCAGGAACGCTTGATCGCTTGTGGTTAGAGAATAAGGTAGACATGATCAGAAAATTACTGATGAATGAAGGGGTGGAATGGGGGATAAGTGATCAAGACGTGGAAGCTACCTTAGCCCTGGCTGTAGATGCTTTGAAGCAGTTGGATTCATGGTATGGTAAAATATCCATGAATTTTAATCAAAAGAAATATTCTGTTATCAAATCATTACTTGAGAAAAATGATTTGCAAAATAGCAAAGATGACCTTTCCATCTTGGTACAAAGGCTTGAAAACAGGATGAATCTTAATCATCAATACGCTTTATTGAAACAGAAATCTTGGATAAAACTTCCCGAAAAACCTTTTACCATTGAGGCTTTTGAAGAGGTGTCGACTTTGCACGTTAAAGCGTTGGCTGCCAGGTTTATCATGAACGAACTTGGGGTACTGGCTTCTTATTTTTATAAACCCCAATTTACTTTCAATCATTTTCAGCATTTGCTGGAGGGGGTAAGTGTAATTAATGATTGGGTGGAGGATCATTTTTCTACATGGCGTGAATACCTCACCGAAATTCAAATCAAACACCTCTTGAGTGCAGAGGATGAAAAAGGGCTAAGGGAAATCCAGTCAAATCTTGACAAAGATGTAGATGAGTTGAGCCGTTTCGACAAGCTAAGGCACATCATGTCGGAGGAAGAGAAAAAAGTAATAGAGAAATTAATTGATGAATTTCCCGATCGAAATTATGATTCTCTGAAAGAAGTTTTTTTATCCAGTTTGAAAGTGAGTTGGATCAGCCACCTAGAGGCCAAATACCCGGTCTTAAAAGAAATCTATGGCCCCCAAGTCAAGTCAAACATTTCTGATTTTGAGAATTCTGTTGAAGAGAAATTAAAAATCGCACGGTTTATTATTGAGATGAGGTTAAGGGAAGGGGTTTGTTCCAATTTGGAATACAATCGGCTAAACAACCTTATTTCCTACAGAGAACTGGGGCATCAGGTAGGGAAAAAGCGACAAATTTGGTCTGTGAAGAAATTAATTGCTCACTATAAAGATGAAATATTTAGGCTGATTCCTTGTTGGCTAGCTTCTCCTGAGACAGCATCTGCGTTATTTCCTTTGACACAATATTTTGATTTGGTAATTTTTGATGAAGCCAGCCAGTGTTATTTTGAAAGGGGCTTGCCTTTAATGTTGAGAGGGAAGCAAGTGGTCATTGCAGGGGACCGGCAGCAGCTTCAACCCTATGACCTGTATCAAACCAGGCTACAGGCTGAGGAAGAGGAAACAATGGAAGTGGAAATTGATGCCTTGTTGGAGATGGCAGCTCAGTATTTCCCCACCTACCATCTACAGACCCATTATAGAAGTGCCACTTTACCCTTAATAGATTTTTCCAATAGAAATTTCTATAATGGGAAGTTAAGCATGTTGCCTGACAGAAAGGTTTTGAATAGTGGTGATCATGGATTGAAATTGATCAAAGTGGAAGGAGAATGGAAAGACCAAACCAATATTCAGGAGGCTGAAGAGGTAATGGCTCAGTTACAAAGTGCTCGTGCAATCTACCCTGCAGATAGCATTGGTGTCATTACCTTCAATTATCATCAAATGATGCTAATTTCCAGTTTGATAGAAGAAGATGAAATATTGTCTCAAGATGAAAAGATTCGGGTAAAAAACATTGAAAATGTTCAAGGGGATGAGTTTGATCAGGTGATTTTCTCCGTAGGATATGCTAGAAATCCGGAAGGCAAATTCACGGCTAATTTTGGTCTCCTTTCAAGAAAGGGGGGTGAAAATAGGTTAAATGTAGCCATTACAAGAGCTAAAAAGCGAAATGTTCTTATTTCTAGTTTGAAGATGTCTGATTTTAAAGACCGGCATTTGAAAAATGCCGGTATCAGGTTATTAAAGGAGTACTTAGTGTTTGTAGATAAGGTGCAGCAAGGGACTGCAACCATGGCATTGAGACCTGATGCGCTAGGGTATGACAGAAATTGGTCTTTCAGGGACCGGTTGATAGGTAATTATGGGAGTCATGAGATTGTTGAAAACCCCTATTCTGCAGTGATGGATTTGGAGGTCAATGAAAATGGTAAAGCTGTGGCGGCTATTCTAACTGATGATCAGCGGTTTTTCTCCTCACAAACGGCCAAAGAGGCCTTCGTATATCATCCTCGACTGTTGTCTTCTAGAAACTGGAACATCGTTTTTTTATTTAGTCGCCAATATTGGCTAGATAAAGAAGACTTGTTACAAACCAAATTGGCCCAGGTAAAAAGCCAGTCTGGTGAAGGGTAG
- a CDS encoding gliding motility lipoprotein GldH yields the protein MKNNNIFAIALLAFILWASVACNNGRIYESYQDLEEYEWVVTDTISFQMDSLETNLGARSILSVRYDDKYEYNNLYVRYFLKDSSRKILSDTLLNIQLFDSKTGKPLGQGYGNRRIMYDTLPGNIVPAKSTYHFVQYMRKDTLSGIESVGLKINANN from the coding sequence ATGAAAAATAATAATATATTTGCCATTGCTTTGCTAGCTTTCATTTTATGGGCAAGTGTAGCTTGCAACAATGGCCGTATATATGAATCTTATCAAGATCTTGAAGAATATGAATGGGTGGTGACGGACACCATTTCTTTCCAAATGGACTCACTAGAGACAAATCTTGGGGCTCGCTCTATTTTGAGCGTGCGGTATGACGATAAATATGAATACAACAATCTCTATGTTCGCTATTTCCTAAAGGATAGTTCGCGTAAAATCCTTTCAGACACTCTTCTCAACATACAATTGTTTGATTCCAAAACCGGAAAACCCCTTGGTCAGGGCTATGGAAATAGAAGGATAATGTATGACACCCTTCCCGGTAATATAGTTCCGGCAAAATCAACTTATCATTTTGTACAATACATGCGGAAGGACACCCTCTCCGGAATCGAATCTGTCGGTTTGAAAATTAACGCAAACAATTGA
- a CDS encoding PSP1 domain-containing protein, whose translation MSGCANCSTDATAVGGCQNNGSCGTSDCNKMNAFDWLSHMGIPEVDKFDIVEVKFKGGRKDYYRNSGHLQLTTGDPVVVDVPNGHHIGYVSLQGELVRLQMQKRKIKNDDNILSIYRIATPKDLEKWQEAKNREVPTIYRGKQIIDEIKLSMKLSDVEYQADNSKATFYYSADDRVDFRELIKLLASEFKIRVEMRQISLRQEAGRLGGVGVCGRELCCSTWIHDFKSVTTSAARYQNLSLNPSKLSGQCGRLKCCLNFELESYMSALEDIPNIEKPLLTQAGKAKLQKTDIFRRLMWFSYNDDNNWHSIDCDRVKVIIEQNAKGITPFSLQQDQAFDGEIDTNKTNQDLELLDKKFANSRPKKKRKNRSRKSNPQNKGQETPQKRQNKPEDKPQNHKNKRPPKRSNNPQNAQGKNGAPPKETDPKTPKNQGNSRNKRRKPNRNKGPRGGENRNKPDEK comes from the coding sequence ATGTCAGGATGCGCAAACTGCAGTACCGACGCTACTGCTGTTGGTGGCTGCCAAAACAATGGCAGTTGTGGCACCAGCGATTGTAATAAAATGAATGCTTTCGATTGGTTATCCCATATGGGAATACCGGAAGTAGACAAATTTGATATTGTAGAAGTAAAATTTAAAGGAGGCAGAAAAGATTATTATAGGAATTCAGGACACCTTCAACTCACCACAGGTGACCCTGTGGTGGTGGATGTACCAAACGGCCACCATATTGGCTATGTTTCCTTGCAAGGAGAGCTGGTTAGGCTCCAAATGCAAAAAAGAAAAATCAAAAACGATGACAATATCTTAAGCATCTACCGGATAGCTACCCCAAAGGATCTTGAGAAATGGCAAGAGGCAAAAAACAGAGAAGTACCTACCATATACAGAGGAAAGCAGATAATCGATGAAATAAAGCTTTCCATGAAGCTGTCTGATGTTGAGTACCAAGCAGACAATTCCAAAGCCACCTTTTACTACTCCGCAGATGACCGGGTTGATTTCCGTGAACTGATAAAGCTTCTGGCATCAGAGTTTAAAATCAGGGTGGAAATGAGGCAAATTAGCCTTAGACAGGAGGCCGGAAGGCTAGGTGGTGTAGGCGTATGCGGAAGAGAACTTTGTTGCTCAACCTGGATTCATGATTTCAAGAGCGTCACAACTTCTGCTGCCAGGTACCAAAATCTTTCCTTGAACCCCAGTAAACTATCGGGCCAGTGTGGGCGGTTAAAATGTTGCCTAAACTTTGAGCTGGAAAGTTACATGAGTGCCTTGGAAGACATTCCCAATATAGAAAAACCCTTACTAACCCAAGCCGGAAAAGCCAAACTTCAAAAGACAGACATCTTTCGCAGATTGATGTGGTTTAGTTACAATGATGACAACAATTGGCATTCAATTGATTGTGACAGGGTGAAAGTCATAATTGAGCAAAATGCAAAAGGAATTACGCCCTTTAGTCTTCAACAAGACCAAGCCTTTGATGGGGAAATTGACACCAATAAAACCAATCAAGACCTTGAATTATTGGATAAAAAATTTGCTAATTCAAGACCCAAAAAGAAAAGGAAAAATAGATCCAGAAAATCAAATCCTCAAAATAAAGGACAGGAAACCCCTCAGAAAAGACAAAATAAACCTGAAGATAAACCTCAAAATCACAAAAACAAAAGACCACCTAAACGATCAAACAATCCTCAAAATGCGCAAGGGAAAAACGGAGCTCCTCCAAAAGAAACCGATCCAAAAACGCCAAAAAATCAAGGGAATAGTAGAAATAAAAGACGGAAACCCAATCGAAACAAAGGCCCTAGAGGTGGAGAAAACAGAAATAAGCCTGATGAAAAATAA
- the purD gene encoding phosphoribosylamine--glycine ligase, protein MNILLIGSGGRENAFAWKIKQSEKCENLWIAPGNAGSSAFGHNVSIGVNDFEAIKDFCIEKKVDLLVVGPEEPLVKGLRDYMAEVPEVKDIPIVGPGKSGARLEGSKDFSKNFMLSHEIPTASYATFTPSTLQDGIEYLKKQTLPIVLKADGLAAGKGVLICSSYEEAEESLRDMLIGQKFGEASTRVVIETFLTGIELSVFVATDGESYKILPEAKDYKRIGEGDTGPNTGGMGAISPVPFADSEFMTKVEERIVKPTISGLKKDGIDFRGFLFIGLMNMEGEPYVIEYNVRMGDPETQAVLPRIESDFLELLNATANKTLKDYNLSIAPTTAATVVMVAGGYPEAYEKGKVISGLEKKNIKNAITFHAGTKTNTSEQITTNGGRVLGITGLGDTVEKAIENAYNRVSEITWEKANYRKDIGQDILKLGN, encoded by the coding sequence ATGAACATATTGCTTATAGGGAGCGGTGGCAGAGAGAATGCCTTTGCATGGAAAATTAAACAAAGTGAAAAATGCGAAAATTTATGGATAGCACCAGGTAATGCCGGTTCTTCGGCCTTCGGACATAATGTATCCATAGGAGTAAATGATTTTGAGGCCATTAAAGACTTTTGTATTGAAAAGAAGGTTGACCTACTGGTGGTAGGACCAGAGGAGCCTTTGGTTAAAGGCTTAAGGGATTATATGGCTGAAGTTCCTGAAGTTAAGGATATTCCTATTGTAGGTCCGGGAAAATCAGGAGCAAGACTTGAAGGAAGCAAAGATTTCTCTAAAAATTTCATGTTATCCCATGAAATTCCTACAGCTTCTTACGCTACTTTCACCCCTTCCACCTTACAGGATGGCATTGAATATCTGAAAAAACAAACCCTTCCCATCGTACTTAAAGCAGATGGACTTGCTGCCGGAAAAGGTGTATTGATTTGCAGCAGTTATGAAGAGGCGGAGGAAAGCTTAAGGGATATGTTAATTGGCCAAAAATTTGGAGAAGCCTCCACCAGGGTCGTTATAGAAACTTTCCTTACCGGAATAGAACTCTCTGTCTTTGTTGCCACAGATGGTGAAAGCTACAAAATACTTCCAGAGGCCAAAGACTATAAAAGGATTGGAGAAGGCGACACAGGCCCCAACACCGGAGGCATGGGAGCCATCAGTCCTGTACCATTTGCGGACAGTGAATTCATGACCAAGGTGGAAGAAAGAATTGTCAAGCCAACCATTTCAGGCCTTAAGAAAGATGGAATAGATTTCAGAGGATTCCTATTCATTGGTTTAATGAATATGGAAGGAGAACCATATGTCATTGAATACAATGTTAGAATGGGAGATCCTGAAACCCAAGCAGTGCTTCCAAGAATAGAAAGCGATTTTCTGGAATTATTAAATGCTACTGCCAACAAAACCCTAAAAGATTATAACCTTAGTATTGCGCCAACTACGGCAGCAACTGTCGTGATGGTGGCAGGAGGATATCCGGAAGCCTACGAAAAAGGTAAGGTAATCTCAGGGCTTGAAAAGAAAAACATTAAAAACGCCATTACCTTTCACGCAGGAACCAAAACCAATACCAGTGAGCAGATTACCACGAATGGTGGTCGAGTTTTAGGTATTACCGGTTTGGGAGACACCGTGGAAAAGGCGATTGAGAATGCTTACAATAGAGTAAGCGAAATCACATGGGAAAAAGCTAATTACCGAAAAGACATAGGACAAGACATCCTCAAATTAGGTAATTAA
- the recQ gene encoding DNA helicase RecQ has translation MDSAVKDNLKKIFGFNQFRGNQQLIVDNILKGNNTFVIMPTGAGKSLCYQLPAVSNKGTAIVISPLIALMKNQVDQLNSFGINAHFLNSTLSKTESNRVKGEVSAGLTKLLYVAPESLTKEENVKFLKSADISFVAIDEAHCISEWGHDFRPEYRKIKSIIAQIGDNLPVIALTATATPKVQQDIQRNLQMEEADLFKSSFNRTNLYYEVRPKVKSETKKEIIKYIKSQKGKSGIIYCLSRKKVTEIAELLKVNGINAAPYHAGLDGHVRVKNQDDFLNEEVDVIVATIAFGMGIDKPDVRYVIHYDVPKSLEGYYQETGRSGRDGLEGHCLMFYRYEDIIKLEKFNKDKPVNERENARVLLQEMAAYAESSVCRRRFLLHYFGETLSKDCGFCDNCKKTKETFEGKEDIIKVINAVKDTNQRFSMDHIVSLLKGEKNDYILSYGHDKLPSFGIGKDKDETHWKTVLRQSMIFGLLEKDIENYGIILLSEKSEDFLKNPYSVVISKNHNFDEMAENVSSEEMSNVGKAYDEKLYELLKLERKKVAKAKNLPPYVIFQDPSLEEMATVYPTTREELAQINGVGTGKVTKFGRSFIRLIEKYVEENEIITASDVVVKTSGTRSKVKITIIQQIDRKIDLDEIAMNLNISMGELLHEIEQIIYSGTKLNINYYIENIMDDEREDILHDYFMTAESDHIKDAMAELEEDDFAEEEVRVYRIKFISDHAN, from the coding sequence GTGGATAGCGCAGTTAAAGATAATTTAAAAAAAATATTTGGTTTCAATCAGTTTAGAGGGAACCAACAGTTGATAGTGGACAATATTCTCAAAGGCAACAATACCTTTGTAATAATGCCAACCGGTGCAGGAAAGTCACTTTGTTATCAATTGCCTGCTGTTTCAAATAAGGGAACAGCCATAGTCATTTCTCCATTGATAGCCTTAATGAAAAATCAGGTGGATCAATTGAATAGTTTTGGCATCAATGCTCATTTTCTGAATTCAACCCTTAGCAAGACCGAATCAAATCGGGTTAAAGGTGAAGTAAGTGCAGGACTAACCAAACTACTATATGTAGCCCCTGAATCCCTGACCAAAGAAGAAAATGTCAAATTCTTAAAAAGTGCAGACATCAGCTTTGTGGCCATTGATGAAGCCCATTGTATCTCGGAATGGGGACATGATTTTAGGCCGGAATACAGGAAGATAAAGTCAATCATTGCTCAAATTGGAGACAACCTTCCGGTGATTGCTTTAACAGCCACTGCCACCCCCAAAGTCCAGCAAGACATTCAGCGAAATCTGCAGATGGAAGAGGCGGATCTTTTTAAATCCTCTTTTAACAGAACCAACCTTTATTATGAGGTAAGGCCTAAGGTTAAAAGTGAGACGAAAAAAGAAATCATTAAATACATAAAGTCTCAAAAGGGGAAATCAGGGATTATCTATTGCTTGAGCAGAAAAAAGGTTACTGAAATAGCCGAACTGCTAAAAGTAAATGGAATCAATGCCGCACCCTATCATGCCGGACTAGATGGTCATGTAAGGGTGAAAAATCAAGATGACTTCCTAAATGAGGAAGTAGATGTGATTGTAGCCACAATTGCATTTGGAATGGGAATCGACAAACCTGATGTCAGGTACGTGATTCATTATGATGTTCCAAAATCATTGGAAGGCTATTATCAAGAAACCGGGCGTTCCGGTAGAGATGGGCTTGAAGGCCATTGTCTGATGTTTTACAGGTATGAAGACATCATTAAACTAGAAAAGTTCAACAAGGACAAACCCGTAAACGAAAGAGAAAATGCAAGGGTTTTGCTACAAGAAATGGCAGCCTACGCTGAAAGCTCTGTATGTAGAAGAAGGTTTTTGTTGCATTATTTTGGAGAAACCCTTTCCAAGGATTGCGGTTTTTGTGACAATTGTAAGAAAACAAAGGAAACCTTTGAAGGAAAAGAAGACATTATTAAAGTCATCAATGCCGTTAAAGACACCAACCAACGGTTTAGTATGGACCATATCGTTAGCCTTTTAAAAGGAGAGAAAAACGATTATATTTTAAGCTATGGCCATGACAAATTACCTTCCTTTGGCATTGGCAAAGACAAGGATGAAACCCACTGGAAGACAGTATTGAGGCAGTCTATGATTTTTGGTTTGTTAGAAAAAGACATAGAGAACTATGGCATTATCTTACTTTCCGAAAAAAGCGAGGATTTTCTAAAAAATCCATACTCTGTAGTGATTAGTAAAAACCACAATTTTGATGAAATGGCTGAAAATGTCTCCTCAGAAGAAATGAGTAATGTAGGCAAGGCTTATGATGAAAAGCTTTATGAGTTATTAAAACTAGAACGGAAAAAGGTAGCAAAAGCTAAAAATTTACCTCCATATGTGATTTTTCAAGACCCTTCTCTGGAGGAAATGGCAACAGTTTACCCCACAACCAGGGAGGAATTGGCTCAAATAAATGGAGTTGGCACAGGGAAAGTTACTAAATTTGGAAGGTCCTTTATCCGACTTATTGAAAAATATGTAGAAGAAAATGAAATCATTACCGCTTCCGATGTGGTCGTTAAAACATCCGGGACAAGGTCCAAGGTGAAAATCACCATTATCCAACAGATAGACAGGAAAATTGATCTTGATGAAATCGCCATGAACCTGAACATCAGCATGGGTGAATTATTACATGAGATTGAGCAAATCATCTACAGCGGAACTAAATTAAATATCAATTATTATATAGAAAACATCATGGATGATGAAAGAGAAGACATCCTTCATGATTATTTTATGACGGCGGAATCGGACCATATTAAGGATGCCATGGCAGAGCTCGAAGAAGATGACTTTGCTGAAGAAGAAGTACGGGTATACCGAATTAAATTTATTTCAGATCACGCCAATTAA
- a CDS encoding KpsF/GutQ family sugar-phosphate isomerase: MNLLKNIRTTAINVFQNEANALLNLIPEIGDEFETCVKDVLKSKGRVVITGIGKSAIVANKIVATLNSTGTPSLFMHAADAIHGDLGMIKKEDFVICISKSGNTPEIKLLVPMLKTLGSKLIGLVGNKDSYLAKHSDYVLFTGIEEEACPNNLAPTTSTTVQMAMGDALAICLLTARGFTAESFARFHPGGTLGKQLYLKVKDVIDASLLPMVEESASLKEVVLEISSKRLGATAVVDAAQNLRGIITDGDLRRMLQNNFEVSEIKAGDIMTKNPKTILLDDFAVKAVEVMRTFNITQLVVKDNSSLVGFVHIHDLMKEGIV; encoded by the coding sequence TTGAATTTACTAAAAAATATTAGAACCACGGCAATAAATGTGTTTCAAAACGAAGCCAATGCACTATTAAATTTAATACCTGAGATTGGTGATGAATTTGAGACTTGTGTTAAGGATGTTTTAAAGAGCAAAGGTAGGGTAGTTATTACAGGAATAGGTAAAAGTGCTATCGTTGCAAATAAAATTGTGGCAACGCTGAATTCTACAGGTACTCCTTCTTTATTTATGCATGCAGCAGATGCAATTCATGGGGATTTGGGTATGATTAAAAAAGAAGATTTTGTAATTTGTATTTCCAAAAGTGGAAATACCCCTGAAATCAAACTATTGGTTCCCATGCTTAAAACACTGGGAAGCAAGTTAATCGGACTAGTGGGCAATAAAGACAGCTATTTGGCCAAGCATTCTGATTATGTATTGTTTACTGGGATAGAGGAGGAAGCATGTCCCAATAATTTGGCGCCAACTACAAGCACTACCGTTCAAATGGCGATGGGCGATGCTTTGGCAATTTGCTTACTAACTGCTCGAGGTTTCACCGCGGAATCCTTTGCTCGGTTTCACCCGGGTGGCACATTAGGTAAGCAACTTTACCTAAAGGTAAAAGATGTAATAGATGCTAGCTTGTTGCCAATGGTAGAGGAGAGCGCATCCCTTAAGGAGGTTGTCTTGGAAATAAGTAGCAAGAGATTGGGGGCAACAGCCGTAGTGGATGCAGCCCAAAACCTAAGGGGTATCATTACTGATGGAGATTTGAGGAGAATGCTTCAAAATAATTTTGAAGTGTCTGAAATCAAGGCCGGAGATATAATGACCAAAAATCCAAAGACCATATTATTGGATGATTTTGCAGTAAAAGCAGTAGAGGTAATGAGAACTTTTAACATAACACAGCTAGTGGTGAAGGACAACTCATCTTTGGTTGGGTTTGTTCATATTCATGATTTGATGAAGGAAGGTATCGTATAG